A window of the Lactuca sativa cultivar Salinas chromosome 7, Lsat_Salinas_v11, whole genome shotgun sequence genome harbors these coding sequences:
- the LOC111888556 gene encoding cytokinin dehydrogenase 7 isoform X2 encodes MIAYLEHFVHENDSDAMLQQEDEETASRLCQAMDLQGTIDYRSTGYAGKDFGGLHASTPFAVIRPSGTHDIASVIRFASQSPNLTVAARGNGHSINGQAMANRGLVLDMKESSDAGIDLIRYTDGYAVDVGGGALWEDVLRWCVSEFGYSPRSWTDYLGLTVGGTLSNAGVSGQTFRYGPQTSNVTELEVVTGNGDTVICSDTQNSELFFSVLGGLGQFGIITRARVLVQPAPDMVRWIRVVYSEFDEFTQDAESLITQSEGESFDYVEGFVFVNSDDPVNGWPSVLLNPDHAFDPTPMTRFDNPVLYCLEVALHYNKGNCSTTVDTRVEKLLGRLRFMEDTQFQVDLTYVDFLLRVKEAEKQAKANGIWDTPHPWLNLFVSKTSIMDFDRFVFKKILKDGIGGPMLVYPILRSKAHEVNVLWEG; translated from the exons ATGATAGCTTATTTAGAGCATTTCGTTCACGAGAACGACTCCGACGCCATGCTCCAACAAGAAGACGAAGAAACAGCTTCTAGATTATGCCAAGCCATGGACCTTCAAGGCACTATCGATTACAGGTCTACCGGCTACGCCGGAAAAGACTTCGGCGGCTTGCATGCATCAACGCCGTTCGCCGTCATCAGACCTTCCGGTACCCACGACATCGCAAGTGTCATCAGATTCGCGTCTCAATCGCCGAATCTGACGGTGGCGGCAAGGGGAAACGGTCACTCAATCAACGGTCAAGCCATGGCCAACAGAGGACTCGTCCTCGACATGAAGGAGTCTTCCGATGCCGGAATTGACCTCATCCGCTACACCGACGGTTACGCCGTCGACGTCGGCGGTGGAGCATTATGGGAAGACGTGTTGCGATGGTGCGTTTCGGAGTTTGGTTATTCCCCGCGGTCGTGGACGGATTACCTAGGGTTAACCGTCGGCGGAACGCTGTCTAACGCCGGTGTTAGCGGCCAGACTTTCCGGTATGGTCCACAAACGTCAAATGTAACGGAATTGGAAGTTGTTACAGGTAACGGAGACACCGTGATCTGTTCCGACACCCAAAATTCGGAGCTTTTCTTCTCCGTTCTCGGCGGACTTGGACAATTCGGTATCATTACTCGGGCTCGGGTCCTGGTTCAACCCGCCCCGGATATG GTGAGATGGATAAGGGTAGTATACTCCGAGTTTGACGAGTTCACCCAGGACGCTGAGTCGTTAATAACCCAGTCAGAAGGCGAGTCGTTTGATTACGTTGAAGGATTCGTGTTTGTTAACAGCGACGACCCGGTAAACGGATGGCCATCAGTGCTACTTAACCCGGATCATGCATTCGACCCGACTCCCATGACCCGATTCGACAACCCGGTTTTGTATTGCTTAGAAGTCGCTTTACATTACAACAAGGGAAACTGCTCTACAACAGTCGATACA aGAGTAGAGAAGTTGCTTGGACGGCTGAGATTTATGGAGGACACCCAATTCCAGGTGGACCTCACCTACGTGGATTTCTTACTACGTGTAAAAGAAGCCGAAAAACAAGCAAAAGCAAACGGCATATGGGACACCCCACATCCTTGGCTCAACCTATTTGTGTCCAAAACCTCGATCATGGATTTTGATCGTTTTGTGTTCAAGAAAATATTGAAAGATGGCATTGGGGGGCCTATGTTGGTCTATCCTATTCTGCGAAGCAA GGCCCACGAGGTTAACGTGTTGTGGGAAGGATAA
- the LOC111888556 gene encoding cytokinin dehydrogenase 7 isoform X1, producing MIAYLEHFVHENDSDAMLQQEDEETASRLCQAMDLQGTIDYRSTGYAGKDFGGLHASTPFAVIRPSGTHDIASVIRFASQSPNLTVAARGNGHSINGQAMANRGLVLDMKESSDAGIDLIRYTDGYAVDVGGGALWEDVLRWCVSEFGYSPRSWTDYLGLTVGGTLSNAGVSGQTFRYGPQTSNVTELEVVTGNGDTVICSDTQNSELFFSVLGGLGQFGIITRARVLVQPAPDMVRWIRVVYSEFDEFTQDAESLITQSEGESFDYVEGFVFVNSDDPVNGWPSVLLNPDHAFDPTPMTRFDNPVLYCLEVALHYNKGNCSTTVDTRVEKLLGRLRFMEDTQFQVDLTYVDFLLRVKEAEKQAKANGIWDTPHPWLNLFVSKTSIMDFDRFVFKKILKDGIGGPMLVYPILRSKWDERASIVLPEGEIFYIVALLRFTNPYQKSPSVRDLVSQNQEIIQTCVRSGFDFKLYLPHYNTEDDWKQHFGDRWLWFVEMKSRYDPMAILAPGQKIFTRHDESC from the exons ATGATAGCTTATTTAGAGCATTTCGTTCACGAGAACGACTCCGACGCCATGCTCCAACAAGAAGACGAAGAAACAGCTTCTAGATTATGCCAAGCCATGGACCTTCAAGGCACTATCGATTACAGGTCTACCGGCTACGCCGGAAAAGACTTCGGCGGCTTGCATGCATCAACGCCGTTCGCCGTCATCAGACCTTCCGGTACCCACGACATCGCAAGTGTCATCAGATTCGCGTCTCAATCGCCGAATCTGACGGTGGCGGCAAGGGGAAACGGTCACTCAATCAACGGTCAAGCCATGGCCAACAGAGGACTCGTCCTCGACATGAAGGAGTCTTCCGATGCCGGAATTGACCTCATCCGCTACACCGACGGTTACGCCGTCGACGTCGGCGGTGGAGCATTATGGGAAGACGTGTTGCGATGGTGCGTTTCGGAGTTTGGTTATTCCCCGCGGTCGTGGACGGATTACCTAGGGTTAACCGTCGGCGGAACGCTGTCTAACGCCGGTGTTAGCGGCCAGACTTTCCGGTATGGTCCACAAACGTCAAATGTAACGGAATTGGAAGTTGTTACAGGTAACGGAGACACCGTGATCTGTTCCGACACCCAAAATTCGGAGCTTTTCTTCTCCGTTCTCGGCGGACTTGGACAATTCGGTATCATTACTCGGGCTCGGGTCCTGGTTCAACCCGCCCCGGATATG GTGAGATGGATAAGGGTAGTATACTCCGAGTTTGACGAGTTCACCCAGGACGCTGAGTCGTTAATAACCCAGTCAGAAGGCGAGTCGTTTGATTACGTTGAAGGATTCGTGTTTGTTAACAGCGACGACCCGGTAAACGGATGGCCATCAGTGCTACTTAACCCGGATCATGCATTCGACCCGACTCCCATGACCCGATTCGACAACCCGGTTTTGTATTGCTTAGAAGTCGCTTTACATTACAACAAGGGAAACTGCTCTACAACAGTCGATACA aGAGTAGAGAAGTTGCTTGGACGGCTGAGATTTATGGAGGACACCCAATTCCAGGTGGACCTCACCTACGTGGATTTCTTACTACGTGTAAAAGAAGCCGAAAAACAAGCAAAAGCAAACGGCATATGGGACACCCCACATCCTTGGCTCAACCTATTTGTGTCCAAAACCTCGATCATGGATTTTGATCGTTTTGTGTTCAAGAAAATATTGAAAGATGGCATTGGGGGGCCTATGTTGGTCTATCCTATTCTGCGAAGCAA GTGGGACGAACGTGCATCGATAGTATTACCCGAAGGAGAGATCTTTTATATAGTTGCATTGCTCCGATTTACAAACCCGTATCAAAAGTCCCCTTCTGTTAGAGATCTGGTTTCACAAAATCAAGAAATCATACAAACTTGTGTTAGAAGCGGATTCGATTTCAAGTTGTATCTTCCTCATTATAATACCGAAGATGATTGGAAGCAACACTTTGGGGATCGATGGTTGTGGTTCGTGGAGATGAAATCGAGATACGATCCGATGGCTATCCTTGCACCGGGgcaaaagatttttacaagacaTGATGAGTCTTGTTGA